The genomic region TGTTTGATGAAATTGAAAAAGCACATCCTGATGTAtacaatttattattaagagTTATAGATGAAGGTAAATTATCTGATACAAAAGGAAATGTTGCTAACTTCAGaaatactattattattttcacttCTAATTTGGGAAGTCAGAGTATTTTAGAGTTAGCTAATGATccaaataaaaaacaaaaaattaaagaacaAGTTATGAAATCTGTTAGAGAAACATTCAGACCAGAATTTTATAACAGAATTGATGATCATGTTATTTTTGATAGTTTAtctaaaaaagaattaaaagaaattgcaaatatagaaattaaaaaagtagCTAATAGactttttgataaaaattttaaaattaccaTTGATGATGCTGTTTTCTCTTATATTGTAGATAAGGCTTATGATCCATCTTTTGGAGCTAGACCTTTGAAAAGAGTTATACAGTCAGAAATAGAAACTGAAATTGCTGTTcgtattttaaatgaaactTTTGTAGAAAATGATACCATTCATGTATCTTTAAAAGATCAAAAACTTCATTTTTCAAAAACTTAACATATATGCATAAATAGTCACATATATAATGCaccttttttaaataaataccatcattaatatatgaaaatataatatgatGATTATgcttaataaatattatggAATAAATGTGTAAAAAGTAACTACaagaaatatttaatgaaatatatttttaacaaattTAAGGAATTAGTATAACAATacaattatgaaaaattaattatcaTTTAGAATCACATTTAATATTACCCCTTTTATTGAACTGTATAACTTGATTTTTGTAATTCTCCATAATTTTCcacataatatttttttaaattaattattttaaaatatatttatgaaaaaaaaaattataatttatttaacttctaaaatataatataaagatatatttatttatttttattgttattttatttatctattaatatatgatttttaaaaaatatatataacctTAATCATTTTGATAAAGCATCATGCTTATGCTGAGACATAAGTGTATATTCTTAACTTTTAATACACgctaatttattttttatatatttttataatattcatttttagtgtcatatttttatttataatattacatttttaattttaaatactttttttaaaccttttttttttaaatttatttaatactttttcttattttttttaaaacccAAAAatcttataaatttttttattttaaatttataaaataattggTAATTTGTAGATACATAATCTTAACTTTCCATAAGATTTATGAATGATATCTACTTATATTTGATTTCCCCTTTTTAAATAGATTCTTATTGCaagtaataatatataaatatgtatattcatatatagagaaaaaaaaaaacttaaaacATGTAGAATAactttagaattttttttttttttaataaaataagaaattaattatttttattcaactataataatatataaaatggaattttaaagaaaaataaaaattacatataaataaattaatataaaagaaaataaaaaagttaatattaTTGTCtaacaatatatatagaaatattcTAATTGAaaacatatattaattttatatagaaGAGAGAAAAGAGAACTAAAACATTAATAACTAAACAAATGGCATAttgcaaataaaaaaaaacttttttttaatatgaatattattatttgaatattttcatttaacaTGTTTAATTTATCTCTTATTTCATTTGAGGTATCTAACctgaaattataataatagagTGGCATATAATCAAAAcaatgaaaattattataaagcaaaagataaaataaaatatattatatagaaatgtttattaaaaaaaaagtataaatccaattaaaataaattcataATCAAAAGtcgcaaaaaaaaaaaaaaaaaaaaaaaaaaaaaaagagatgaaacaaaataaaataaaaataatacaaaataaaaaggaaaaaaaatatatatacgaATTTGATTAATTAAACAAGAACGCAATTTTATctgttaaaattaaaattttttgaaaatatgcttcttttcttttgttttatttataatagttCAATTCTTCATAGGAGTTATATTTTtgctttatattttttctagtTCAGCCTTCAGTTATTTCAACTTTATGTACATCTGAGAATTGCTTACATTCCATTTTTATTTCCAAAATAcctatataataaaaaaaaagaaaaatgtaaaatattttagaataaaaaatataaaataaaaaaacaaatccATAATAGGTTCTATATTGTTATTTAAGTCattaactatttttttatgtaaaataaaaatatacaattttatataatttatttaatattttaaatttatggatcattgtatattttaatgTACTAACCATTTTTGTACATAGCTGTGGCTGTGTCATCAAGAATGTTATTGGGTAATTtgaaaattcttttaaaataaccTACTTCTCTTTCTCTTGCATGCAAAACTAAATTGTCTCCATATGTTTCAAACAATTCAGCTTGAGATCTAGGTCCCGAGACAGTTAATACTCCATCTCCTACTTCCACATCTATGTCATCAATTTTAAATCCTGGAATATCTAAAACTAAAATAGCTTGACATTTATCTGAATCAAACATTATATCAACTTTAGGCCTAAAAGTTATTTGCTTCTTTAAATCTTTATCAGGTTCTATTTCTATTACAGTGTTAGGATTAACTAaagcatttttatttttaggtACAGATGGCTTTtctttctaaaaaaaaatgaataaaaaaatacataaaaatcaCTAAATATAAacttattataaaaaaaaaactccagtaaaattttaagtgaaataataattttatataagacAGTGCCACAAAATTTTAAGTATTTCTATGAGATATATTtacttaaataaaatatgtgtatgaaataagaataaaaaaaaagataaataatgGTAGTTGTAAATAATGAATCTCATGTTTGTATAAACTGAAATTCATAGTTCATTTAATTAtagataatattaatataaaacagAACTTGCATTGATAAATTATGTACAAAAAAgattattcataaaaatagaGTATATCATCAAAcaatattaagaaaaaaaatataattcctTACAATATCCATTTTATAATCCTGATCTAGTTTTATTTCTCCATTATCACCAGAACAAGAACATAAACAACTCATtgttacaaataaaaatagtttcAAAGAAagttgtaattaaaaaaaaaaaaagaaaaaaggcACAAATAAAGACTTGAATGAAAGGGATTTAAGTATTATCACCcttactttattttatttaatttttatgacagaaaatattaaatttttttatatagttcaaaaataaaaaaaaaacaaaattttcgataaaaattatgtaacATATCAATTtacaattatatttatattaaaaacttttaaatgataaaaacaaactaaaaaacataaaattaggttaactttttttttaataaatttatattctggaaaaaaggaataaaaaaaataaaaattattaagatagaaatatataaaataacacAATGAATAAAAACAAATCTTTTTAAAgtcttttctattttaataaagaattaagaaaaaaaaaaaaaaatctcaTGCACCAACATTAATATGcactatttttataaaactcaaatatttttttatttcctttatACTGTgtccattttttttatttataaattctaAGAATTAAGAGTAAATTATATAAGactaagaaaaattttatatggataaaaaaataggaaacagtattttaaaagaaaacacCAATTTTAAGTCTGCAAAgcttttaaatattctacATATACataactaatttttttttttaagaaaaaaaaaaaaagctaatttaaataaataataggattaaaaaagtaaaagaaCTTCGatagaaagaaaaagaacAATAGGAcctttgtttttttttttttttttaaaataaaaatcgtgtgtaaaaaaaaaaaaaagtagaaatATTATATGAACTCAGTTTATTACttgttcatatatatattttccattatatgtaaatatatgacttattttaataagttacattatttttacataaatgaCACACATTTACATAATATTTTCAGTTTTAAAATGTgatttcatttaatatagtaattaagaatataaaattcCTTAACAtggaataattttttctttttcatccccttttttttttttttctatttatatcTGAGAATTATgctaaagaaaaaaacaggACTCATAAacttatcattttttttttttaatgaaacaAATCTAAGGCCTAAAACAAACAGCTGCgttaaataatgaattgatgaacaaaaaaaaaaaaattataaatataagatTATGTCTATTAATTTACATTATTTCAGCACaataactatttttttttaaaaattcatgttttttttctatttaatacttgaataaaaattgttgttacacataatattttacacactctattttttaataataaaatattgctcttttatttttcgcataagaaataaaataacattgcataattttattttttgactatagaatttttttttatatatatatgataatattactttaaaaaaattaagagacagcaaaaaaaaaaaaatttaatcaGATAAAAGTAATagtttctttttcctttctacaaaattaatttatgCTGTATTCTTTAAATGTTATTAATATACGAATTTATGTTTAACAATATGTTCCTTATTTCATTTGgaatttttttgttcattttactgaaaaaaaaaatttttaaaccCATTTACTTTCATATATACAATTACTTTTTTTGCATATCTTTCAATATGTAACATTTCTtagtaaatattttattaatataataatagtcAATTTCGTAAACAAAATTATGGATGTTTTATTAGTTCATATATGTTGTATAaccattaaaaaaaaaaataaaataaagtataaatataattaaaaaaggaaaaataaaaagaaaaaaaaaaaattgataaacagatggtaaaaatatattaaaataaaagtaaaattccataaatgtaaaataagaatatctaaaaatattaaaggaATAAAAGCTATTTGTTTATAATTAGAAATTTATCTAAATCATTGAAAAAATGTTCATCTTAGTTTTGTTTTTATGCAGaagtatatataattctaaacaaaaatttacattaggatggtaaaaatttattttataaaacacttattaaatgtataaatataaaaaaatatattttgtttcctcatttttttattaaaaagataaCTTTACTTTTTTCCTAaccactaaaaaaaaaaaaaataaataaaataagtattggtgtaataatttatcaaatttttaaataaaacttgtagaaaaataatattaaataaataataaacttctatatatttataattgtaatatttttcctttaaatatatgtaaaagaaattaaaaataaaataaaataagataaaataaaataaaaatatataggtCTTATCAAGTTTTTGTGCATACTGCAAGAAAGTCCTCAAAATCTATTGATCCATCCTTATTCATATCCattgatttaaataatttaatggaATCGGTTTCTGTTACACATGTAAATTCCTTATCTTTTATCATTTGCATCAACTTTGACAAGGgaattacttttttattattttccttttcagTAACTAAAtgcaaaaattaaaaaaaaaaatgttgtatcaatatttatatatatttaattaaattttcaaattttatttatttattttttatattaatgtaataaatatataaattatttctcTTACTGGCATACTTTTGAAATTCCAATTCAATATCAATTTTACTAAAACcttgaaaaaaattcttaaaatattGTGTGTCAATGTCAATAACTGCTTGTATATATTCTCCAAAatcaattaaattatttttatccaTATCATAATTTTGAAACAAATTATACTTTTCTAAACTCCAATCACTTTTTTGTAAATCAGCATGAGAAATATAATTATCCTTATCTCTAtccattttattaaaagaatctCTCCATATCATTAAATCTTTATCATCATAATCAGCTAAAATTTTAAACTGTTCTCTccattcattaatttttgaatcatgaattttctttttagtaCTTTCTGCCCAATAGCGTGTTATGTATTTcttattcatataaaaaagtttattcACATTATTACTATTGTCAGTACAGAAACTGCTTAAGTGAGTATTCCACAAATAGTAGTTAACACTATTACCTACTTTCCTTTTAAAGGTACTTAAACTAACTTTCGGTAAATATCTTTGCATATTTGAacaaagaaatattaaagaaatgaaaaaaagaaaaaaaa from Plasmodium relictum strain SGS1 genome assembly, chromosome: 5 harbors:
- the HSP20 gene encoding small heat shock protein HSP20, putative, producing the protein MSCLCSCSGDNGEIKLDQDYKMDIKEKPSVPKNKNALVNPNTVIEIEPDKDLKKQITFRPKVDIMFDSDKCQAILVLDIPGFKIDDIDVEVGDGVLTVSGPRSQAELFETYGDNLVLHAREREVGYFKRIFKLPNNILDDTATAMYKNGILEIKMECKQFSDVHKVEITEG